tgtcaactcgtcgtcagacacactacggtttcattctcgcatctcataacgcccccctgcaaggcagcgcgccttcgctggcatcgttaccgcgtaagaccaggtgacgaatcattctacacatcccctttcggggcagttgtcatcgctcccgcatcctcctcggcggcaggatttttgcccatttttgtaatgtgtgatgaaagagatagattaagagataacagctaatgtgaagtgttttttgttgtggtgcttgcgtagtgtttctagattaatgcgttcgacagtgtgggctcatcacatccacgcctgttcctatcgactgtccgcggctgcttattcaatttattcgcagctaaccgctttctcaggggctgtttctctatccgcaacctgaggacgcgctgtgtagtggtgataggcacccacccgtctgATGTGGACggcaacgcccaagacccgcttagggtagcggcattgtaacagggTCCCAGGTAGTAGAAGTTTAAAATTACCCTGCGAGACTAGTGGCCGCTgagagaagtaaaaaacatGGCTTTGTCCTACCTACTCTTTGTACTCCTCTCGACAGTGCCAAAGTAATATTCGAATTCGCAGAGTAAAAGTTCGAGTGACAGTGTTCCAACCATTCTACCCAGTGATCTTTGCCGAAGCTTTAGCTACAGGAAATGGTGCAAGCACCGAATCCGACAAGCAGCAGGCGAAGGTCCGCTGGCGAGAAAAGGCCCTGCCCGAAATAACTGTAGGCTCGTATAAAAACGGAAACAACGATCCCGGAAGgaagaaattaaaatacaaGTAGTTTACAATGTCATCTGTAAGGGAGTGACAAAGGCAGAGACATCGCGACATTACGAAATCGCGGAATCGACGATCCGCGGTTGGGTGGGATATGTAAATGCTTATCTGACGCAGTTAAAATGTGAAGGGAGAGACGTCAGATTTACGAAAAATGGTTCTGTCACTGACGGCGGAGGACCCATGGATTAACCCATAGGACAACGCACCAGAGGCGGCGTCATCCTCAAGTGCCTTAGCAGCTGAGCGATCGCCTCGTGAGTACGCGGGAACCCGGCGCCCCAGCACATCGGACGAGGAAGAACCACTGGATTTAATGATAGGCACGAGGAATATGGAAAATGGTAAGTTgcgaaaactttttaaattcattcatattttatacACAACTCGTTTCTCAATTAATGAcaatgatttttcaattttctttctTCAGCTAGCAAATTGACCGCAGAGGAGTTGTTGGCCGACATAGAAGTTTGtgccgacacacacacacatatatatatatatatatatatatatatatatatatatatatatatatatatatatatatataacgtataCGTACTTTAATTAACTTAGCAAAGAAATAATATGTATTTCACATAATTAACGAACAAACTTTGTAACGCGATTCAAACGAAACTTTTTTAGTTGATGTTAACGCATTTTAAGCTAATTTTTATCTTGtaagataaaaataacaaattgtCGCGGCAGGAAATTAATCACAGTCAAATCTGCTATGGTGCTTCTCTCGCATTAAGAACGATATACTACTAATTGAAAGCAGTAAAAATTACCTACTACAGCTCGCGTTGTCGCACACTGCTATTACATTATCTCCGCCGCACAAAGTGTAACAAAACTAAAGACATAtaattgaattaataaatCTTGTATATTAAAGTAATCGAATGATTTAACAAAATATGTTATAACCATCCACATTCCTAAGCAAAAATCTTTCGACTGAAATCTTCCTTAAATTTAATCCAAGCATAATAACTTATAAGGCTTGCCTACTACAAACATTTTTCACACATTGATGCATGAAAAAGCGGACGATCCTCCAACTCTTCGCCAGATTCTAAGCAACTTAACGACAAAGATTCTATGGTAATGATTTTCcaaaaagcagtaaatttagaTTTTCTAAAAATGATCAAGtgtatgttttattttatatcatTTTTGTTCATGTCACatgtatcaaatttcaatatcCATCACtgtaatttactttaaagCACGCACTTACTACATTATAATATCTTTTGCTTTCTTTCTCCGCTAATAGGCAtcattattaatttgttttctCAACTTATAATAAACTCTTTGTCGCCTGCTGCTGAACGGCGTAAGGTTGACAATTTTTGATCGATACACTGGCAAGTgcgattgaaaattcaaacgtTTCGCCTTCTTATTTTAAAACGCGCGatgtaataattgattataaaTATGACGGTGCCGAGCCGCTCTTCATCGGGGAGTGAAGCAAAACTTGGATATTCCCGGACCTGACAATAATATATCCCGCTGCAATATACAAAAGGCTCGTCGAGAGAGAGTGGAGTAAGCCCGATCACAATCGCAAGCCTAAGCCGCGCGCGTGGTACAGCacgctatacatatatactgtAATACACTTGGAAGTTGTCTGCTAATCAGAAAGCAATTACTATAGGCGGGTCAGAATGAGTTTAATCGCGTTAAATATTAACGACTCTTcaggagagagcgagcgtcGCAGCCCCCACCCCCTCCCCTGATGTGTGCACTCTGCATCCGTTGTCCCTTAGGACTGGGGCGCGATATCGCTATACGCCATTTACCTCTTATTCAGTCGTCCACGTCGACGTTCTCACAgccgagtgcgcgcgcgtgtcgtcTCGTGTTTCCCGGAGGACCAGCGACTGAAGCGAGCCTGACGCTACGTAGCCTCTGCTCGGCGCCGGCTAATTAATTTCTCGATATTTCGGATAAGCATGTAGATGCGTGGCGTGCTACATGCTACTATATACCCTTTTGTGCCCGATGTTCAAATATTGCTGCGCGCGATCGTGACAAACCAATTATGCGCATGCAGCTTCGAAAGTCGTGACTAGTAAAAATGAATAAGGCGATTGATATTGGTCAGgtatccctatataaaaaagtcatgaccggatgaagtgaagccaagaatgcgtcaatatgattggctcatgtagtgcgcatgcgtcaaaagtatcgttagaattttttgatttgtttttgatttctaaaattgattctaatattaaaaatgtaatataatactataatacatatcaaattataatttgtgtatttataatattttagagacattctactctcgagactattctattctcgagacataaccttaaaattttaaaaggaagttggcgacgaaaccgaggcaattttgaaatttatatgagcgcgaaatgaatcatatattgtaaagtttgatatatttccgtgatataaaacaaatattaaaaatatcaatcaagtatttatattccatttaataagttaatgaaattatagtctactacagtgcgcgcagcgcactgcgccaagtctactattataaaagtttcatgatatataagaaaaattatgcATCGTTGTGATGTTCTGTTTCATCAATTgctctctttttatttcatccTTCATAAATGATGTGGTATTTTTACAATCAATTCTGATTCCctcaatgcgcgcgcgcgcgcgcacacacacacacacatatatatatggatGACAGATGTTCTGCCATATAATTCACATCGCATAATTAAATCACGACGAGGTTTCTCTGTTTCTCGGTGTATAGACTATATAAATCTCATTACAAAGCAGTTGACGCGAGCAACAGAAATCGTCAATATAgatttgaataatactttTTGGCTATGAATTTTCGATCCTCGCACTTGCACGCAACAAGTATAAAATACGCaagcacgcacacacacacacacgcttacAATATTCGGCTTTAAATCTAGCATACGCATAAACGACGATCGTTTACAGGCAAAAGTACATAAACGAAGCGAAGAAGCTCCGCAGATTAGAGCCGCTGCCGAGGCGTAATAACGGCGCATTGATGCTTCTCACACACGTATAAGTCTCAGGCGCATCACACGCAGAGGGATAATCCGGGGCCTCGACGAGTGTCTCTATTCGCCAGGGTTTCACTCCATCTTCCCGTTGACAGAGAAAATCCCCCATCGCGCGTACGCCAACgtccgcctctctctctctctctctctctctctctctctctctctctctctctctatctatctctctctctctctctcacacacgtACATATTGGTCGCAGACGCAGCATCGCGCCTTCAATTAAGTAAGCGCAGCGACGAAAACTTAATTAGCCGCTGAAAAGCCGACGACGCGAGAAGGAGCTGTTCTATTTTCGTCCGCGTTCTCATCGATCTCTCCTGCACTGGCTTCTCACGAGTCTTCGCGCGAACTTGCCGAAATCCGCATAATACGACGTTGCAATTAGATCGACGATTTTTCGGGCAtggaaaaccaaaaaaaaagcaCCAAAAAACAGCGAGTCGAGCAGCGCTCGGTAATTTTCAGGGAGAAGCGGAAGTGAAAAAACGAAGGAATCGGGTCGATCGGAGTGTGTTTCACGCGTGTCCTCCGACAAactcggagaaagagagagagagagagagagagagagagagagaactgctCTACGGGCGTTTCGGCGGCGCGCATATAGCCGCACACCGCGTATGCCGGATGTGCTAGCCGTGGATAATTACAGCGTATACGCGCCGTTCCTCGAACTTGAGCTGCAGAGCAGATACACTCATATACGCACACTGAGACACGTAAACGCGCAGCTTATATACCTGTGAACGCGTCGATATACGGATTTTGTGGCTGCGTGACTTTCGGGTGCACGCATGGAGTACGCGTGCGGTTTGTTATTTCGCGGTTCTTGGAGCCGAGCGTCGCGATAATCGCGTGTGATACCATCGCGTccgcctgtgtgtgtgcgcacgCGTGTGTGAGGGAGTGCGGGAGGCGTTTAGTAGCTGAGGCTGCTGCTAGTCTCGAGTGCCGGCGCCGACGGGCGTCTGAAGTCGCTGAGGTCGTTCGGGCTGGCCTTGTCCTGGCGTATTAGACACTGCCGAAGGACGTCCAGGAACTCGCATGGCACTCGACACACCTGAAACCGCAATTACGCGTCAGTTTACAAGCGGCTTTTTTCCCTCATGAGCGATAATGTGTGGCCGTAATGGCTCAACCTCGGAAGGCTTGAGTATATTTCTCTCCGAAATTTAATCATTGTTTTTCAGTTTGTTTGTAATTGCCGCTCATCGGTAAAagaagataaacaaaaaattaatccatTCGATTTGAAACGCTCAGCGTATATTTTCTGTGCGTGTAATGATCGAGAAACAATTCGATGCCCAAACGGCCGATCGGCAAATAACGACTTGAAAATAGCATGTCTCGCCTCTCGAAACAATCGAGCTCAATCAACTCACCTCCTCGTTATCGCCGGAACTCAGCAAGAACATCTTCCACTTGAGGAGGTTGGCGCATCTGGCCATCTGCAGATCGTTCATCCTTCCCCCAGCGCCGGCCATCGCAGCCCTATAGTCCAGGATACTCGCCAACGGCGACGTCTCGGCTCTCTTGCCGTTGGTCCAGCCTCGGCTGTACTGGAAAGTCTGGCACGTGGCCAGGGACACCAGCGCCACTGTCACAAGCGCTATCGTCAGTCCTCGGATCATCCTCGCGTCTCTACTCTGAAAGCACGGTGGACTGTAGTGCGCTCGTCATCACGGGCTTGAAATTAAAAGGGCTAGCAGCGATTCGCAGggcaaaaatgaaaatgcaCAAGCGAACGAGGAAATGAGGATTCAGCTGTGTGCGCGAGATTATGTAAAAGCACGCGAACGCTAGCCGGCCGTCGATAAGCGTTTCTCGCAAACGGCAATAAGCGATGCGCGTTATTAGCCGGGGTAGTAGCCGTTGATTCtggaaattgaaataaatttgaaGGCTAAAGACTGCGGCGAGCAGTATAAAGCAGGGCTTCCCGGGACTGCCGCGCATTCCGGGCCTAACGCTTCCGTAAGCACACAGTACATTATGCtctgcggagagaaagagaaagaggatataatataacgtTCGCGCAAATAGTCGCTTAGCGGAGCGAGACGAACGACGATATCTGCAAGTCGATGACGAGGCGTGTGCGCGAGCTATACTTTTTCGACGATTATTGCTGCCTGCGCTTGCTGCAATAGATCGACGTTGAGAAGGTGAAAGGGGCGAGGGATGCGACTGAATTTATTTTGCCGTCTTACGAGCCTTGAAGGGGTGATCGATGTGCACGTTTAAAGCTGCGCATTACTTTTAACTTCTGGCAAAAATTCTGACTGTCAAAAAGTTTCAAAAGATAAATGCTGTCAAGCTCGCTTTGGTGCTAATGCGATAATAAGTATACCCGCAATTTTGCGAGTTTCAGAAAATCAGCCATTTTTGGAAGTTCACGGTCAAACGATCGAGCGAACGAAATTAACTCCAAAGCTCGCGATTTATTAGCGGCGAGCGTGTTCAATTCCTACAATCTTTCCGATACTTATTTGTTGAtcacaaataaattttattaacttGATATAGAAACATAATCCATGTCACTACTTCACCTTGACAAGTTAATTGCTCAACTCGTCGAGTAAATGTTGTTCAACCAGTTCAGCACTGCTCattcagtaaatttttttcggcAATTATGCACCCTTATTATTATCAATCATTTTTCTCTTCTCGTCTCTTACTTTCTTTCGAAACTTCGATGTCGATTTATCGaacagttttataataaatggAAAAAATGAGCTCcataaataaaacgatttattcTCGTACGCGAGCATGATAATCGAGTGACGTTCTCTCAAGAAAGTCAAGTTCCGATGCCTATAGAATCTAATTCGCGATTTAATGATTGTGCGTTCTTCACAGTCAATGTATTTTAGGTACTGATATATCGATACATATTCCATAAAAtgaacaattttaaaataacctgattcaaaatcaataaacGCTGTATAACAATTTCCCGATGAAAAATACCCGCAGTCGAACAACTCATCGCAAGTGGAACAACCcactcgcgcgcacacgctcACACAAACCTTGTACGCCGTCTCCTCTCGGTCGCGCTAATTTTAAGGGGGCCATTAACGGTATAATACAGAGCTCGGATCCTCGCGTCCTCGACTTCGGCTCCAGCActgccgtcgccgccgccgccactgcCTCCCGCTCTCGGTCATTAAGATAAGGGTAAGTGCTACTAAGTGTCCTGCGGATAAGAAAAGGGCGacgcgctgccgccgccgaggcttcttcttctccttcctcTGCTCTCCCGGCTCTCGCGCTCCGCGTCCACCTCCGCTCGCACTCTATTTTCTATTTcaccgcgcgagcgcgcgcgtgtgtgcgtatacgtTGGACGCCGCGGCGCGCATTCCCCGCCTAATGAAAAGGCGCGGAAAAGCTCTCAGGCGCTATCCCCCGCGGAATTTTCGGTGTCGCGGCGGCCATTGTCTGAATCGCGCCGAGCGCGGTAAATCAACTTATCAAGAATTAAGAGGTCCGCCGAATTTCAACGTCCTCGCGCGTGTACGCGAGATAAACCGGGCGAATTCTTACCTTCTGGCATCTTTGAGTCTCCGACTAAATTAAACGACAGTCGCGCTGTAAGTCTCAGCTGCCGCGTGTGATTGGGAAACCGTGCGAGCCCAGCCGAAATTGACTGCCGTGCTTGGCATACGTTACGTCGTGCACACCGCTGAATTTCGGAATAAGGGAGCCGTGTTCTGCAGGGCTTCATTAATAAGCGCGGAAACTGCTGCAGGCACTGCTGCATTTTTACAGCTTGTAATCGCGGCCCCCGAGTGCCATTGGCGCGCGTATTGCTTCGCGGAACGGCTACACTGCAAGCTCGACGACTCCTTTTCCGAGTACTACAGCTGGGGCGTATATGGCGGCGGCGATGCGCTTTACCGAACGATCTTTCGTCGACTGCGTACAACTTCTCATTGTGATTACAGCTCCCGTATATTgacgatttttattatttctattttatgttgtgaatttttcatttcaaaggAATTGGTAAGATCGATTACGCTGCGTCGTgcgttagaattattaaaggcAGTATTTCTAGTATTCATGCATCGATTGCAGTCCGCTTTCCGGAGAAGAgcgtgaattatttttaccGCTCATTCGAGACACGCTTACAATTACAACGAGCAACGATTTGCGTTCGGTGATTCGACTGATCGGCGTGACCAGCGCCATCTGTTAGCTGATACGAGAGCTATCCTCTCGCTCGTACAGGGACGTTTTCCTGAACTCCGACGACCGACTCCGACATCGACAGCACCGTGCGTACCTCTAGTGAACAGCTTTCTCGACGGTCGATAATGCAACGCCAGCGCGTCTCGCGCTGTTTTCAAATATCCTTGTGCACATTgtagatatacatatataaaccGTCATGAGAACTCGAAAAAATTGCAATGCGCATGCCGAGCGCAGACAGTTCACGTATCTTACAGGCTCATCATTGCAATACAGTTACAAGCATATTTCACGCGCGTCGGGGCATCTGATGCATGGGATGGTCCTATACTCCGATGTTATACACCCGCGCTCGTATTTCGGAAGCGAGTGACGGCCCCGTTTCGGCTCTTATTTCACGCCTCGCTTCTTCCGCGCGTCGGTGGCTTTCTCCCGCGGATAATCGCCCTCGAGAGCTGAGAGGTGGTCTCGCTCCCTTTTTTTTACGATTCTTTGTGCGCAGCGATTACGCTCCGATTAACGTATACGGCGCGACGCTTAAGCTGCGGTTGGTCGGTGTGGTTCGTTGACACTGTTGACAGTGTAACAATGATTTCGCTTTTTCGCTTCGTTATTACGACGCGTTTGAGCGCAATATACGTTTTTGGTACTTCAGTCTTCGTTGCGGACTTGTGCGATTTGACCTCGGGTTAGTTGAAATAAAGTTTTGCGCCTTGACCGTAAAAAGCCCCAAGCAAGAACTTGAGGTACAGTCTCATTGCATATTATTTGGTTAGCAACCAAAAATCTTATGGTTATCATTACTTTGTCGCTCCTTACAAcatacattttaaaaaatgcctGTTTTATAGCACGCTAACCTTAAAATGCTAACTTTATTGTCGATTTTGAGGTTGtcgtgctataaaatatcgtatgagACTGTTGTGGGAGGTGTTTTTCTACCTTGCTCGAAAAACCTcgcataatatactattttcattttcattttcgaagCCAATAAAGGTCCTAATAAACTCAAGGTATAAATAACCACAAGTTTATAAGGACTTAAGGAATTTATTAACTTAGAAATGAGAGCGAAATGATTGTAACAGGAGTGTCACGAAAGtcacatatttgttataaaaatattgcaaaatttgtaaattttgttctaATTTAGTTGCTATTTTTATCTGCTCTTCTGTCATATT
The sequence above is drawn from the Nasonia vitripennis strain AsymCx chromosome 4, Nvit_psr_1.1, whole genome shotgun sequence genome and encodes:
- the LOC100116119 gene encoding pro-corazonin; this encodes MIRGLTIALVTVALVSLATCQTFQYSRGWTNGKRAETSPLASILDYRAAMAGAGGRMNDLQMARCANLLKWKMFLLSSGDNEEVCRVPCEFLDVLRQCLIRQDKASPNDLSDFRRPSAPALETSSSLSY